The proteins below are encoded in one region of Loxodonta africana isolate mLoxAfr1 chromosome 5, mLoxAfr1.hap2, whole genome shotgun sequence:
- the TMEM271 gene encoding transmembrane protein 271, which yields MKWSVRGACAALSSCLLLACALSAAAVGLKCFSLGSELRGEPFRLGAAAGAFYSGLLLAAGLSLLGAALLCCGPRDAPLGGPGPGAGLGVPAAPTGAPEAAPGEPGVGAGPSGPVNSQNLLLFGVLVFMLGVLSAFAGAVIDGDTVSLVERKYSHYCLPPRAPAPGSAPGPAAAAPGLVAGVPRARSTLDSATSAKCRQLKDYQRGLVLSTVFNSLECLLGLLSLLLVKNYKSSQARRGRRGRRRGGRALTRPRGGPGLRVQSPASRTWRGRRGPRGRRLQPRPSEASILSPEESDFASPGDCAGFAAHHAVSYINVGGFHACDEAGVEVCCGGHPSVELPGYAPSDPDLNASYPYCCRPPCEAARPWEPSGAC from the coding sequence ATGAAGTGGAGCGTCCGAGGAGCCTGCGCCGCGCTCTCTTCCTGTCTCCTGCTCGCCTGTGCGCTCAGCGCTGCCGCCGTCGGCCTCAAGTGCTTCTCGCTGGGCTCGGAGCTGCGCGGGGAGCCGTTCCGGCTCGGGGCGGCCGCCGGCGCCTTCTACTCGGGGCTGCTGCTGGCTGCGGGCCTCTCGCTGCTCGGCGCCGCCCTGCTCTGCTGCGGGCCCCGGGACGCGCCCCTCGGGGGGCCAGGACCCGGCGCAGGGCTCGGGGTCCCCGCGGCCCCGACCGGAGCTCCTGAGGCCGCACCAGGAGAGCCAGGGGTCGGGGCCGGGCCCTCGGGGCCGGTGAACAGCCAGAACCTTCTCCTGTTCGGCGTCCTTGTCTTCATGCTCGGTGTCCTCAGCGCCTTCGCGGGAGCCGTGATCGACGGCGACACCGTGTCCCTAGTGGAACGCAAGTACTCTCACTACTGCCTGCCTCCGCGGGCGCCGGCCCCGGGCTCTGCCCCCGGCCCAGCAGCCGCCGCCCCCGGGCTGGTCGCCGGCGTGCCGCGTGCGCGCAGCACCCTGGACAGCGCCACGTCCGCCAAGTGCCGGCAGCTAAAGGACTACCAGCGCGGCCTGGTCCTCTCCACCGTCTTCAACTCGCTCGAGTGCCTCCTGGGCCTACTGAGCCTTCTGCTGGTCAAGAACTACAAGTCGTCGCAGGCCCGGCGCGGTCGGCGTGGCCGGCGGAGGGGAGGCCGGGCCCTGACGCGGCCCCGAGGCGGCCCGGGACTCCGCGTGCAGTCGCCAGCCTCCCGGACGTGGCGGGGCCGGCGAGGACCGCGGGGCCGAAGGCTGCAGCCACGACCTAGCGAGGCCTCCATCCTCTCCCCGGAAGAGTCCGACTTCGCGTCCCCCGGGGACTGCGCAGGCTTTGCTGCGCACCACGCGGTCTCTTACATTAATGTGGGCGGCTTCCACGCGTGCGACGAGGCGGGCGTGGAGGTGTGTTGCGGAGGACATCCGTCGGTGGAGCTACCGGGGTACGCGCCCTCCGACCCCGACCTCAATGCCTCCTACCCCTACTGCTGCCGGCCGCCCTGTGAGGCGGCGCGCCCCTGGGAGCCAAGTGGGGCCTGCTGA